GCTGCTTGGTAGCCTAGCTCCATCGATCTTTAATTTGATCTGCTGCTGATCAATATATCGATCCATCCACCATGAGCTACCAAGCAGGCTATCCGCCGCCGGGCACCGCGTACCCGCCGCCGGGCCAGCAGCAGGCCTACGGCGCACCCCCGCCGCCGGCCTACGTTGCGCCACCGCCGGCGTACCCGCCGACCCAGGACGGCGGCGCGTACtacggccagcagcagcagcagaccacCAGCCGCGGTGGAGACGGTTTCTGGAAAGGATGGTGAGCAACTGATATGTCTTTGTATGCTAACAACACCAGCATATATGTCTTTGTATGCTAACACCACCACCCTCCATATGATGCCTTCTGATCACCTTGCTTTGTTCTGATCACAGCTGCGCggccatctgctgctgctgcgtccTCGACATGTGCTTCTGAGCACGACGACGACATCGATCCACCGGGGCAGCTGCTAGCTGCTCGTGCTCCATCGCCCTGTCGTGCAGGGCATGCTAGCTGATGGCCGGCGGTTGATGACCATCAGTCCATCACGTGCTGCTCTGCCTCTGCTATGTGCCTGTGTCTCATACATATATATTCTACTCGTAGCTAGAGTTACTCGTCTTCGAATTCATTCCTGTTGTTGTCCACCGTGTATGCATGTGTTGGGTATTTGTTGAGCCATCCTTTTGTGATGCTAAATATATGctcctctttttctttctttttctttttttttcccccGAATACGCAAAAGATGCTCCTCTTGCTTTGCGCCATCCGCTATTTC
This DNA window, taken from Miscanthus floridulus cultivar M001 chromosome 13, ASM1932011v1, whole genome shotgun sequence, encodes the following:
- the LOC136502131 gene encoding protein CYSTEINE-RICH TRANSMEMBRANE MODULE 9-like; its protein translation is MSYQAGYPPPGTAYPPPGQQQAYGAPPPPAYVAPPPAYPPTQDGGAYYGQQQQQTTSRGGDGFWKGCCAAICCCCVLDMCF